Proteins encoded together in one Terriglobus saanensis SP1PR4 window:
- a CDS encoding LacI family DNA-binding transcriptional regulator: MLQSSNQAGIKDIARALKVSIGTVDRALHDRPGVSEQTKYRVLQMANKLGYRPNIAAQSLRLNRRISIAAILPKEISHFFDPLRAGIRAAAAATVGTQVALDFHEYPRLSVGEEQAFAKATSKHYDGIIFLPGNMRRFDPIISKLSRAGTAMMCVGSDAPNSDRIGSVATHAYVSGAIAAELLTMKMTKKANVAVFSGELSTMDHAEKLRGFAATLALQAPHLSLLPTLESHERPTAAYKQAKGLMQGRNRPEGLYVSTANGIPVLRALEELGLLEKVHVVTTDLYHALIPLIELGKITATIHQRPFTQGKLAFEKLVAYLLGEDQHQPYIRLAPHVVFRSNLSLFSSEVTEPSDAIV; this comes from the coding sequence ATGCTGCAGTCCTCCAACCAGGCGGGAATCAAAGACATCGCTCGTGCACTGAAAGTGTCGATCGGCACAGTCGATCGCGCGCTGCATGATCGCCCTGGCGTCAGCGAGCAGACGAAGTATCGCGTCTTGCAGATGGCCAACAAGCTTGGTTATCGGCCGAATATCGCAGCTCAGTCTCTTCGGCTGAACCGCCGCATCTCGATCGCCGCGATTCTTCCTAAAGAGATCTCGCACTTCTTCGATCCTCTCCGCGCAGGAATCCGCGCCGCGGCGGCGGCCACGGTAGGAACGCAGGTTGCGTTGGATTTCCACGAGTATCCACGGCTGAGCGTCGGCGAAGAGCAGGCGTTTGCCAAGGCCACGTCGAAGCATTACGACGGGATCATCTTCCTTCCTGGAAACATGCGCCGTTTCGACCCAATCATCAGCAAGCTTTCGCGCGCGGGCACGGCCATGATGTGCGTAGGAAGTGATGCTCCGAACAGTGACCGCATCGGCTCGGTCGCCACACATGCCTATGTGAGCGGAGCGATCGCAGCAGAGCTCCTGACCATGAAGATGACCAAGAAGGCCAATGTTGCCGTCTTCTCCGGTGAACTTTCTACGATGGACCACGCCGAGAAGCTGCGCGGGTTTGCTGCCACGCTTGCTCTGCAGGCCCCGCATCTTTCGCTCCTTCCCACGCTGGAAAGTCACGAAAGGCCCACGGCTGCTTACAAGCAGGCAAAGGGATTGATGCAAGGCAGAAATCGGCCCGAAGGCCTGTATGTCAGCACGGCCAACGGCATTCCCGTGCTGCGCGCCCTCGAAGAACTCGGCCTGCTTGAGAAAGTTCATGTTGTGACGACCGATCTGTATCACGCCCTGATTCCTCTTATAGAGCTTGGCAAGATTACCGCCACTATTCATCAACGCCCCTTTACCCAGGGAAAACTTGCCTTTGAAAAGCTGGTTGCGTATCTGTTGGGAGAAGATCAGCACCAACCATACATCCGCTTGGCGCCTCACGTCGTCTTCCGCAGTAATCTCTCGCTCTTCAGCTCCGAGGTGACGGAGCCATCCGACGCGATCGTCTAG
- a CDS encoding sugar porter family MFS transporter, whose amino-acid sequence MHGLIPQASPSTHTDELRMGYVWWIAIAAALGGLLFGYDWVVIGGAREFYEIYFHLTSSSLIGWANSCALLGCLVGSLLSGALTERCGRRPLLLASAVLFGVSSALTGLAHSFEAFIVWRIVGGVAIGLSSNVSPMYIAEISPAAVRGRLVTLNQFAIVVGILIAQIANLLIAHPVPVGLSAEQLLTTWNVQWGWRWMFIAIVLPSIIFTVCTLFLPESPRWLLKRGYTDRARKTLTRIGGTAYAEAEISAIAKSVQSLEAERSSWFELFKPGVRKALWIAVALAVLQQWTGINILFNYAAEIYRRAGYGNSSEILLNIVITGAINLLFTVLAMFLVDTVGRRKLMLAGCTGIAASHLLCALAYRQAWPSALVLGLTLSAIACYAATLAPVTWVLIAEVFPNRVRASGVSVSVSALWIASFVLTYTFPLINAEVGMSGTFVLYGAICLMGFFLVNFGLTETKGRSLEEM is encoded by the coding sequence ATGCACGGACTTATCCCCCAGGCGAGCCCTTCCACGCATACTGACGAACTCCGTATGGGTTATGTGTGGTGGATCGCGATTGCTGCGGCACTCGGCGGACTCCTCTTCGGTTATGACTGGGTGGTAATCGGAGGCGCGCGTGAATTCTATGAGATCTACTTTCACCTCACCTCATCCAGTCTTATCGGATGGGCCAACAGCTGCGCTCTGCTTGGGTGCCTCGTAGGTTCCTTGCTCTCAGGTGCTCTCACAGAGCGCTGTGGCCGCCGACCGTTGTTGCTTGCCTCTGCTGTTCTCTTCGGTGTCTCGTCCGCGTTGACCGGTCTTGCCCATTCGTTTGAGGCATTCATTGTGTGGCGCATTGTGGGAGGGGTTGCCATTGGTCTCAGCAGCAACGTATCTCCCATGTACATTGCGGAGATCAGCCCTGCTGCGGTTCGCGGAAGGCTTGTCACACTGAATCAGTTTGCAATCGTCGTGGGCATTCTGATCGCACAAATTGCGAATCTGTTGATTGCTCATCCTGTCCCGGTAGGGTTGAGTGCCGAACAGCTACTCACGACCTGGAACGTTCAATGGGGATGGCGGTGGATGTTCATCGCTATCGTCCTGCCGTCAATCATTTTCACGGTCTGTACTCTCTTTCTCCCCGAAAGCCCACGCTGGTTGCTCAAGCGCGGATACACGGACCGTGCGAGAAAGACCCTTACCCGTATTGGCGGAACGGCGTATGCCGAAGCAGAGATCTCAGCCATCGCAAAGTCGGTGCAATCGCTTGAAGCCGAGCGGTCTTCGTGGTTCGAACTCTTCAAACCTGGTGTTCGCAAAGCACTGTGGATCGCCGTTGCGCTAGCGGTATTGCAGCAGTGGACAGGGATCAACATCCTCTTCAATTATGCGGCTGAGATTTATCGTCGTGCAGGCTATGGCAATTCCAGCGAAATTCTTCTGAATATCGTCATCACAGGCGCGATCAACTTACTCTTTACGGTGTTAGCAATGTTTCTGGTGGACACCGTTGGCCGTCGAAAGTTGATGCTTGCGGGTTGTACTGGGATTGCGGCTTCACATCTTCTCTGTGCTCTGGCGTATCGGCAAGCATGGCCGAGTGCCCTTGTTCTTGGACTTACGCTAAGCGCGATTGCCTGCTATGCCGCAACACTCGCGCCAGTGACCTGGGTGCTGATTGCGGAAGTGTTTCCAAACCGCGTGCGAGCATCGGGCGTTTCTGTCTCTGTCAGTGCTCTGTGGATCGCATCGTTTGTCTTGACCTATACCTTTCCACTGATCAACGCGGAGGTTGGGATGAGCGGGACATTTGTGCTTTACGGCGCGATCTGTCTGATGGGGTTTTTCCTGGTCAATTTTGGTCTTACAGAGACCAAAGGGCGTTCACTCGAAGAAATGTAA
- a CDS encoding TonB-dependent receptor — protein sequence MKQFARTLFLSMVMLTLSVTVFAQVTGARLTGIVTDSSNAAVPGAQLTITNTNTNTVTHAVADDHGEYNIPTLPAGSYTISTKAKGFAETVQSNIVLTIGQNASLNVALQVGGESETVNVTSNPTIINSSTAEISQVVNESSIKSLPLNGRDPSSLVFLSAGVTNELQSQASTLPSSNSFPTQSGGSAAGGRQGSTYYLLDGVTNMDYFALLAAPFPNADATQEFRVITNNFDARYGFSPGAVVSIQSKPGTNGLHGGVFEFLRNSKLNAANYFSHQVDPLKRNQFGGYLGGPVIKDKLFFFGNYQGTRESTAATQNATYTPTQAMLNGDFSAVAVDLDPKKFSTINGKRNQINPAEFSPGALKIAASLPLGGDPATGLTNFVGPKRRSNYDEGTGRVDWTINDKQNLFVRNFIYNFKQPGATIPGNFLAGVQGLRGVYLNDAINHTWTISPRLLNSITAFYQSFDFDSGTPLFDSSGNQACLSKFINVADPVDACYIGGFSAIDGNSLYGGALGFTIFGGSVNDTRRRNYGFSDTVTWIAGKHTFYFGADVLHRYTHESSGAGSNPNVSITNAFTNFTLSDFLLGDVTSFSQNGGENGSVSGWMTGFYAQDQFKLRPNLTINMGLRWDPYTPFSIEGGRGAAFVPGQQSTRYPGAPAGVVFPGDAGVNSAIMPTSYKYFEPRIGIAYQPFPKTAIRAGFGLFTTPLEDASYNHVYDTAPFNPSFSFNASTTTPINLDQPWANFKATNNTSPFPPFASPGFSPASNVTFATPMQLGAVFPKNFRLAVAQSWNLSLEQQFTDTLAFHLAYVGSETYHLATPIEMNPGVLGSTVNNGRPLFQQFSSIIQVQIGGTSNYNSLQVGIEKRLSHHFQVQSNFTWSHTFDVGGSGDPSFESSVSDPHNIGHDHGPSSLNYPTVSVTNFVYEAPKLNAWNPVVRGILGGWSVSGLITLQSGPPFTVNGGNGNNNSGFQVYQDRADLTGLPLQVRQGSKQQWLLQYFNKAAFKNNAVGTAGNSPKYLIQGPPIYTTDLGVQKNWIYRDRYNLQFRFEAFNALNHPSFGQPDSNPDDSNFGQITSTGAIPARVGQAALKLTF from the coding sequence ATGAAGCAGTTCGCTCGCACACTCTTCCTTAGCATGGTGATGCTCACGCTCAGCGTGACCGTCTTCGCCCAGGTGACTGGCGCCAGACTGACCGGCATCGTAACCGATTCCAGCAATGCGGCCGTTCCAGGCGCTCAACTCACGATTACAAATACCAATACCAATACCGTGACGCACGCCGTCGCTGACGATCATGGCGAATACAATATTCCCACTCTTCCGGCTGGCTCTTACACTATTTCGACAAAGGCCAAAGGCTTTGCGGAGACAGTGCAGAGCAACATCGTCTTGACCATCGGTCAGAATGCGAGTCTCAACGTCGCGCTGCAGGTAGGTGGAGAGAGTGAGACCGTCAATGTCACATCGAATCCGACCATCATTAACTCCAGCACAGCAGAGATCAGCCAGGTTGTGAACGAAAGCTCAATCAAGAGTCTTCCCCTCAATGGCCGCGATCCTTCAAGCCTTGTCTTTTTATCCGCAGGCGTTACAAATGAGCTGCAGTCGCAAGCCTCTACGCTCCCGAGCAGCAACTCGTTTCCTACACAATCCGGCGGATCTGCGGCAGGTGGACGACAAGGAAGCACGTACTATCTGCTGGACGGTGTGACGAACATGGACTACTTCGCCCTGCTCGCGGCACCTTTTCCGAATGCAGATGCAACGCAGGAGTTTCGCGTCATTACGAATAACTTCGATGCCCGCTATGGCTTTTCCCCAGGTGCCGTCGTCAGCATTCAAAGCAAGCCTGGCACCAATGGGCTTCACGGTGGCGTCTTTGAATTTCTTCGCAACTCCAAGCTGAACGCAGCAAACTACTTCAGCCATCAGGTGGATCCGCTCAAACGGAATCAGTTTGGCGGATACCTCGGCGGACCTGTAATCAAGGACAAGCTCTTTTTCTTCGGAAACTATCAAGGCACGCGCGAAAGCACCGCAGCTACTCAGAATGCGACGTATACGCCTACACAGGCCATGCTCAATGGTGACTTTAGTGCGGTTGCTGTGGATCTCGACCCAAAGAAGTTTTCAACTATCAACGGCAAGCGCAATCAGATCAATCCTGCAGAATTCAGCCCTGGTGCTTTAAAGATCGCTGCGTCGCTTCCTCTCGGCGGTGACCCTGCAACGGGTCTTACTAACTTTGTCGGACCGAAGCGCCGCTCCAACTACGACGAAGGTACTGGGCGTGTCGACTGGACGATCAACGATAAGCAGAACCTCTTTGTCCGCAACTTCATCTATAACTTCAAGCAACCTGGCGCAACCATTCCTGGCAACTTTCTTGCAGGCGTTCAGGGTCTGCGCGGCGTATACCTGAACGATGCCATCAATCACACTTGGACAATCAGCCCGCGGCTCTTAAATAGCATTACAGCGTTTTACCAGTCATTCGATTTCGACTCAGGGACACCGCTCTTTGACAGCAGCGGCAATCAGGCTTGCCTTTCAAAATTCATCAACGTCGCCGATCCGGTGGATGCCTGCTACATCGGAGGCTTCTCTGCAATCGATGGCAACTCGCTTTATGGCGGTGCGCTTGGATTTACTATTTTTGGTGGGTCAGTCAACGATACGCGCCGTCGCAACTACGGTTTCTCTGATACCGTCACTTGGATCGCCGGAAAACATACTTTTTATTTTGGCGCCGACGTACTTCATCGCTACACTCACGAGAGCTCTGGCGCCGGATCGAATCCAAACGTCAGTATTACGAACGCTTTCACAAACTTCACGCTTTCGGACTTTCTACTCGGGGACGTCACCAGCTTTTCCCAGAATGGCGGAGAAAACGGCAGTGTAAGCGGATGGATGACCGGCTTTTACGCTCAGGATCAATTCAAGCTGCGCCCGAACCTGACCATTAACATGGGCCTTCGATGGGATCCCTACACTCCCTTCAGTATCGAAGGTGGACGTGGGGCGGCCTTCGTACCCGGCCAGCAGAGCACCCGCTACCCCGGTGCTCCCGCAGGAGTAGTGTTCCCCGGGGATGCTGGAGTAAATAGCGCGATCATGCCGACCTCCTACAAATATTTCGAACCTCGCATCGGTATTGCCTATCAGCCGTTTCCGAAAACGGCGATCCGTGCAGGCTTCGGGCTCTTCACTACCCCCCTTGAAGACGCCAGCTACAACCATGTCTACGACACAGCACCGTTCAATCCTTCATTCTCCTTCAATGCGAGCACGACAACCCCCATCAATCTAGACCAGCCTTGGGCGAATTTTAAAGCTACGAATAATACGAGTCCATTCCCGCCGTTCGCTTCACCTGGCTTCAGCCCTGCATCAAATGTTACTTTTGCCACCCCGATGCAGCTTGGCGCGGTGTTCCCGAAGAACTTCCGTCTTGCTGTCGCGCAGAGCTGGAACCTTTCTCTTGAGCAGCAGTTTACCGATACACTCGCCTTCCACCTCGCGTACGTCGGCAGTGAAACATACCATCTCGCAACACCAATCGAAATGAACCCCGGAGTTTTGGGCTCCACCGTAAATAACGGACGTCCTCTCTTTCAACAGTTCAGCTCGATCATCCAGGTACAGATTGGCGGTACGTCCAACTACAATTCCCTCCAGGTCGGTATCGAAAAGCGTCTTTCGCATCACTTCCAGGTACAGTCGAACTTCACCTGGTCGCACACCTTTGACGTAGGTGGTTCTGGCGATCCTTCGTTTGAATCGAGTGTCAGTGATCCTCACAATATCGGCCATGATCACGGTCCGTCTTCACTCAACTATCCGACGGTCTCTGTCACCAACTTTGTCTATGAGGCACCCAAGCTGAACGCCTGGAACCCAGTCGTTCGCGGCATCCTGGGTGGATGGTCTGTGAGCGGTCTGATCACCCTGCAGTCGGGTCCGCCCTTCACCGTCAACGGTGGTAACGGCAATAATAACTCCGGCTTCCAGGTGTATCAGGATCGTGCAGATCTGACGGGTCTGCCTCTCCAGGTGCGCCAAGGCAGCAAACAACAGTGGCTCCTCCAGTACTTCAACAAGGCCGCCTTCAAGAACAACGCCGTCGGCACTGCAGGAAATTCTCCGAAGTACCTCATCCAGGGACCGCCGATCTATACGACAGACCTTGGCGTACAAAAGAACTGGATCTACCGCGACCGCTATAACCTTCAGTTCCGCTTCGAGGCTTTCAACGCTCTCAACCATCCCAGCTTTGGACAGCCGGACTCCAACCCGGACGATTCAAACTTCGGTCAGATCACTTCAACCGGTGCGATCCCTGCGCGAGTAGGACAAGCCGCCCTGAAGCTGACTTTCTAG
- a CDS encoding DUF5107 domain-containing protein, which produces MSEAVKSSRLVLPEAPQAERGPVKGWREPVTIRTYRSCAPDKNPLFLEKRVYQGSSGRVYPLPVIDRIETDAEPQVWDAFHIENEYIRVMVLPQIGGRIHVGLDKRNGYDFFYRQNVIKPALVGLAGPWISGGVEFNWPQHHRPATFMPVEVEIERELDGSVTVWCSDHDPMTRMKGMHGIRLSPGRTYIEVRVRLYNRTPDTQTFLWWANVATRVHERYQSFFPRDVRMAADHAKRATTTFPLSESKYYGVDYGERGRTGVPAEEMPSQFVPDGSYAPNDLSWYANIPVPTSYMIAGSRGDFAGGYDHSAHAGLVYFADHHIAPGKKQWTWGNHEFGYAWDRSLTDEDGPYVELMAGAYTDNQPDFSFLAPGETKTFSQYWYPIRAIGVPDLATLDAALHIKATEDRLTIGIEVTRQIDAADIRVRAGGREIVRWQGVLSPLDPLSFHLDGSYDEDTVEFTLGDKERIILRYVPSEISAADPPQVAKEPPLPSGVATLEELYLIGLHLEQYRHPTRYAEEYWEEAIRRDEGDSRANNALGRFFYRRGEFEKSEKYLRRAIARLTERNPNPYDGEPLYNLGLVESMQGKTAEAYDHFYKATWNAAWRGPAYQRLAEIDCQRQQWKLALDHIERSLKAEADNLNARNLKAVVLKELQLERQAIALLEETRALDPLDIFSKYLANGDMPLDSQLAFDLALDLKRCGRLEDALHVLHFAAGKASSTFPLLHYAASHLLAKLGRQEESLHEARSAASASPDYVFPSRLEEMVFLQEAIVRNIEDARAPYYLGNLLYDRKRHEEAIQLWEKASELDPGFPTVFRNLGFGYFNLRHDQEAAVRAFDRAFALDLRDARVFYESDQLQKRIGRPLEDRLARLQEHPQLVQMRDDLSLELATILSSLGQPDKALDLLLARHFQPWEGGEGQVLTQYMRAHILLAQRALKANDPTCALQHLDKADSPPVSLSEAKHLLMNRSHIDYFAGLAEKALGHDDTARRRWLQAARSQSDFLQMQTQEISSMTFWSAMSLKELGEEKGAAKLFDRIEAYAHVLSHTEPKIDYFATSLPTILLFDEDLKARQQAQADLLHAQVLLGRGGHGLQRGHEVLQQLLAKDHDNGAALDLLDLFGGR; this is translated from the coding sequence GTGAGTGAGGCCGTTAAGTCATCCAGGCTGGTTTTGCCGGAAGCGCCTCAAGCGGAGCGTGGGCCGGTGAAGGGCTGGCGCGAACCGGTCACGATACGTACGTACCGGTCCTGTGCGCCGGATAAAAATCCGCTCTTTCTCGAAAAGAGGGTCTACCAGGGCAGTAGCGGCCGGGTGTATCCACTTCCGGTCATCGACCGCATTGAGACGGACGCGGAGCCACAGGTTTGGGACGCTTTCCACATTGAAAATGAGTACATCCGAGTGATGGTGCTGCCACAAATTGGCGGAAGGATCCATGTCGGTCTAGATAAACGAAACGGCTATGACTTTTTCTACCGGCAGAATGTGATCAAGCCCGCCCTGGTGGGGTTGGCAGGCCCCTGGATCTCAGGTGGTGTGGAGTTCAACTGGCCGCAGCATCATCGCCCCGCAACGTTCATGCCTGTCGAAGTCGAGATAGAGCGTGAGCTTGATGGTTCGGTGACCGTCTGGTGCAGCGATCACGACCCGATGACTCGGATGAAGGGTATGCACGGTATCCGGTTATCGCCAGGACGAACCTACATTGAAGTGCGTGTGCGGCTGTATAACCGCACTCCAGATACCCAGACCTTTCTTTGGTGGGCGAATGTGGCAACTCGTGTGCACGAGAGATATCAGTCCTTCTTTCCTCGCGATGTGCGCATGGCGGCCGATCACGCCAAGCGCGCAACGACGACCTTTCCACTCAGTGAGAGTAAGTACTATGGAGTGGACTATGGAGAGAGAGGGCGGACCGGCGTGCCTGCGGAGGAGATGCCATCGCAGTTTGTGCCGGACGGCAGCTATGCTCCGAACGATCTGAGTTGGTATGCAAACATCCCCGTGCCGACGAGTTACATGATTGCGGGATCCCGGGGCGACTTTGCTGGCGGTTACGATCACTCTGCACACGCGGGACTCGTCTATTTTGCGGATCATCACATTGCACCTGGTAAAAAGCAGTGGACGTGGGGCAATCATGAGTTCGGTTATGCATGGGACCGCAGTCTTACGGATGAAGACGGTCCGTACGTGGAACTGATGGCCGGGGCTTATACCGATAATCAACCGGATTTTTCATTTCTGGCTCCCGGTGAGACGAAGACCTTCAGCCAATACTGGTATCCAATCCGCGCCATCGGCGTGCCAGACCTGGCGACACTCGATGCCGCGCTTCACATCAAAGCTACCGAAGACCGTCTGACGATCGGCATTGAGGTTACTCGCCAGATTGACGCCGCCGACATTCGCGTCAGAGCCGGAGGCAGGGAGATTGTTCGCTGGCAGGGGGTGCTTTCGCCTCTCGATCCTCTCTCATTCCATTTGGATGGATCGTATGACGAGGATACTGTCGAATTCACGTTGGGAGACAAGGAACGCATAATTCTTCGCTATGTTCCTTCGGAGATTTCTGCAGCCGATCCGCCGCAGGTTGCAAAGGAGCCACCACTGCCGAGCGGGGTCGCAACGCTCGAAGAACTCTACTTAATTGGCCTGCACTTGGAGCAATATCGGCACCCTACGCGCTATGCGGAAGAGTATTGGGAGGAAGCGATCCGCCGCGACGAAGGGGATAGTCGCGCAAATAATGCGCTTGGACGTTTTTTCTACCGGCGCGGTGAATTTGAGAAGTCGGAAAAATATCTGCGACGCGCCATTGCGCGATTGACTGAGCGTAATCCGAATCCCTATGATGGCGAACCGCTCTACAATCTTGGGCTTGTAGAGTCGATGCAGGGCAAGACCGCTGAAGCATATGACCACTTCTATAAAGCAACATGGAACGCTGCCTGGCGCGGGCCTGCCTATCAGAGGCTTGCGGAGATTGATTGCCAGCGCCAGCAATGGAAGCTCGCACTCGACCACATCGAACGATCGTTGAAAGCCGAAGCGGATAATCTGAACGCTCGAAACCTGAAGGCAGTTGTTCTGAAGGAACTGCAGCTTGAGCGCCAGGCCATCGCATTGCTGGAAGAGACCCGTGCACTCGACCCTCTGGATATCTTCAGCAAGTATCTTGCGAACGGGGACATGCCCCTTGATTCGCAACTTGCATTCGATCTCGCGCTCGATCTGAAGCGTTGCGGCCGTCTCGAAGATGCGCTTCATGTCTTGCACTTCGCTGCGGGGAAAGCGAGCTCAACTTTTCCCCTGTTGCATTACGCTGCTTCGCATCTGCTTGCAAAGCTTGGCAGGCAGGAAGAATCTCTTCACGAAGCCCGGAGTGCGGCGAGCGCATCGCCAGACTATGTCTTTCCAAGCAGGTTGGAAGAGATGGTCTTTCTGCAGGAAGCCATTGTGCGAAATATTGAGGACGCCCGAGCCCCGTACTATCTTGGAAATCTTTTGTATGACCGCAAGAGGCATGAGGAAGCGATCCAGCTTTGGGAGAAGGCTTCCGAACTCGATCCGGGATTTCCCACCGTCTTTCGCAATCTGGGCTTTGGCTACTTCAATCTCCGTCACGACCAAGAAGCGGCAGTGCGGGCATTCGACCGCGCCTTCGCGTTGGATCTGCGGGACGCACGTGTTTTCTACGAATCGGACCAATTGCAGAAACGCATCGGTCGGCCACTGGAAGATAGACTCGCACGTCTTCAGGAGCACCCTCAGCTTGTCCAGATGCGAGACGATCTATCGCTGGAACTGGCGACGATCTTGAGCAGCCTTGGACAGCCAGACAAAGCGCTTGATCTTCTACTGGCACGTCACTTCCAGCCATGGGAAGGAGGGGAAGGACAAGTCCTCACTCAGTACATGCGTGCTCATATCCTGCTCGCACAGCGTGCACTCAAGGCAAACGATCCCACCTGCGCGCTCCAGCATCTGGATAAGGCGGACTCACCTCCGGTGTCCTTGAGTGAAGCGAAGCACTTGTTGATGAATCGTAGTCATATCGACTACTTTGCAGGATTGGCGGAAAAGGCGCTTGGCCATGACGACACAGCAAGAAGACGTTGGTTGCAGGCGGCACGTTCGCAAAGCGATTTTCTCCAAATGCAGACACAGGAAATATCTTCGATGACCTTCTGGAGCGCAATGTCTCTCAAAGAACTTGGGGAAGAGAAGGGTGCTGCCAAATTATTTGATCGCATTGAAGCTTATGCGCACGTCCTGTCGCATACAGAACCGAAGATCGACTACTTCGCGACATCGCTGCCGACCATCTTGCTCTTTGACGAAGATTTGAAAGCAAGACAGCAGGCACAGGCAGATCTCCTTCACGCGCAGGTGCTTCTGGGTAGAGGAGGTCACGGGCTTCAGCGTGGGCACGAAGTACTCCAGCAATTGTTAGCGAAGGATCACGACAACGGCGCGGCGCTCGACTTGCTCGATCTCTTTGGTGGCCGTTGA